DNA from Desulfovibrio sp. X2:
TCTTGACCACCTGCGTGGTCATGTACTCGTTGGGCGCCGCGTACTTCCCGGCCCTGTTGTCGTACTCGATCTCCACGTCCACGCCCGGGGCGGGCTTGCCGTCCACCAGCACCTGGCCGCGGAAGACGTTGCCCACGTAATTTCCGAAGGGCCTGGTCAGGGGCACGATCTCCGCCTTGAGCCCGATGGGCTTGTCCCAGCCCCCCTCTTCGCCGAAGGCGGGCACCACGACCTTGGTCAGGTGCTGGATGAAGCAGTTCTCGGCCGGTTCCCAATAGGGCTTGGGCACCGCGAAGAAGGTATAGACCCCGGGCCGCTTCACGGCGTAGGAGGCCTTCCAGGCCTTCTTGCCGTAAACGGTGGTCTCCTGCAGCAGGGGCAGGAGGTCCGTGATCTTTCCGTCATCGACCACGCCGAAGCGCTCGGGCTTCTCCATGGCCATGCCGCCCCGCTCCATGGGGTGGCAGAAGGCCACGGTCAGACCGAGGTCGGCCTGGCTCTTCTGCGTGATCACGTCCTCGGACGGGATGATCATGCCGAAGTGCGCCCAGGCGGCCTGCGACAGGAGCAAGAGGGCCGCTGCGAATATGCTGCACGTGATGCGTTTCATGTCTCCTCCAGGTGGTGACGGGGGGCGTCATGGGCCTCAATGACGCCTGTTTTTCTTCCCTGTGGCATGCCGTGTTACGATTTTTCGTTTTGTGCACCCACATGAATGACGCGTCAACACATTTTCACACCAGAGGAGAAAAAAGCCTGGCCTCAGGGCGATTGAGGGAGCGGCACCGTCGAAAAGAGCGGCCGGCGGAAGAGCGCGGAAGGCGTCAGGGGATCGCGACCACGTTCCCGGAGGGGATGGGCGTGGCCAGGATGGAAATGCGGGCGAAGGAGCTCTTGGCGTAGTGCACCACGTACTCGCAACGCCCGAGCAGGTACATGTCCGTGAGCGCCTCCATGCCCTTGCGCACGTTGCTCACGCCCTCGATCAGGCCGTGCAGCGGCTCGTTCGCCGGGGAGAGGTACTTGTCGGTCACGAGCAGGTCGGGGAAGAGGCGCTTGAAAAGGGTCTGCACGTGCAGGTTGTCCGTGCACAGGAAGACCT
Protein-coding regions in this window:
- a CDS encoding DUF4198 domain-containing protein, whose protein sequence is MKRITCSIFAAALLLLSQAAWAHFGMIIPSEDVITQKSQADLGLTVAFCHPMERGGMAMEKPERFGVVDDGKITDLLPLLQETTVYGKKAWKASYAVKRPGVYTFFAVPKPYWEPAENCFIQHLTKVVVPAFGEEGGWDKPIGLKAEIVPLTRPFGNYVGNVFRGQVLVDGKPAPGVDVEIEYDNRAGKYAAPNEYMTTQVVKTDSQGVFAYSAPWPGWWGFAALTTSSETIKHDGQDKEVELGAVLWTRFVEPKAQKK